A window of Reinekea marina contains these coding sequences:
- the hemJ gene encoding protoporphyrinogen oxidase HemJ: MAYLLFKTLHIIFVITWFAALFYLPRLFVYHASAEDRISKERFKVMERKLYRGIMTPSMIAAIFCGSALLWLNPSWLNGGWLHVKLMLVALIVVYHFWCRRILIQFKEDRNERSHRWFRWFNEAPTFALFAVVALVVFKPF, encoded by the coding sequence ATGGCTTATTTGCTGTTTAAAACCCTACACATCATTTTTGTCATCACCTGGTTTGCTGCGCTGTTTTATTTGCCGCGACTCTTTGTATACCACGCCAGTGCCGAAGATCGTATCTCTAAAGAACGCTTTAAAGTGATGGAACGAAAGCTCTATAGAGGCATTATGACGCCTTCTATGATTGCCGCTATTTTTTGCGGTAGCGCCTTGCTATGGCTAAACCCAAGTTGGTTAAATGGAGGTTGGCTGCACGTAAAACTAATGCTGGTTGCACTAATTGTGGTTTATCATTTTTGGTGCAGACGAATATTAATTCAATTTAAAGAAGACCGAAATGAGCGCTCTCATCGGTGGTTCCGTTGGTTTAACGAGGCGCCAACATTTGCCTTGTTTGCCGTTGTCGCCTTAGTTGTTTTTAAGCCATTCTAA